From the Hemicordylus capensis ecotype Gifberg chromosome 1, rHemCap1.1.pri, whole genome shotgun sequence genome, the window ACACTGGATAGGTGCTTGGATGCCACTACAGTACTATTCATACTATTTCACCCGTGTCACTGGTGTGTTctatgaaggtaaagtgtgccgttaagtcaatttcaactcctggcacccacagagccctgtgcttttctttggtagaatacaggaggggtttaccatttccatctcccgtgcagtatggcatgacgcctttcagcatcttcctatatcgctgctgcccactataataccagcgaggatttgagccggcaaccttctgtttatttgtcaagcatttccctgtggcACTAATAGGTGGCTTTGTTCAGAATGTAGACATGAtattggacattttaaaaactggggaCACTGTACTCGCATACACTTAAAAGCACACACTGAATCCTGGGTTGGCGTACTCGGAACCCCACCCTACTGTGGGAAGGAACCCCCTGCTGTCCACGGTTACAACAGTCTGATAATGGCAAGAACCTGACCAGGGGTACAGCTTTTGTCCCTGCAGACAAAAGCTGCAACTGTGGACAGTGGATGGTGGGGCTTCTGAACATGACAGCATGGGGTTGAGGATTCAGAGCAtgctctcagggatgctgtatcTCCTCCGCTTTTTAACAAATCTGGCCCATATAGTTTATAGTCTAAACTAAAGGGGTTTATAGTTGAAATCAGATGTATAGAAATGGACAAATAAGACTGTAGATGTCTCAGTTCTGAGTACCATACATACTATATCATGTACACACTGTAACAGCCATGACCAACAACCTGTTTTAATGCATGGCTCCTTTTTTAATAGTGACAGATGCAATGTACCTGGCACTTGCAAACCAAACCAACCGATCCACTGCCTCTGAATTCATCTTCCGGGCATTCTCCATTGTTCCTGAGATACAGCACCTCCTCTTCACATTCTTCCTCCTGCTCTATCTCTCAATCATCTTTGGTAATGTCTCCATCATCTGGGTGGCCTGCACAGACCATTCCCTCCATacccccatgtacttcttcctggGCAACCTCTCTGGTCTGGAGATCTGTTACACTACAGTGGTTGTGCCTCAGATGCTGGCCAGTGCGTTAGATGCCCACAGAACAATCCCATTTGCAAACTGTGGCATTCAGATGTTCTTCTTTGTGGCACTGGGCAGCACTGATTGCTTCCTTTTGGCTGTCATGGCATATGATCGTTATGTAGCCATCTGTCACCCACTTCGCTACCCCCTCATAATGACATGGAAGGTATGCACATGGCTGGTTATTGGCTCATTAATCCTCGCCCTTGTGCTGTCACTAGAGCTGACTGTGCTGATCTTCACTTTGCCTTTCTGTGGTCACCAGCCACAAATCAACCATTTCCTCTGCGATGTGCCTCCTGTCTTGCGGCTGGCATGTGCTGACACACATCTCCACCAGACCGTGCTATTCAGTGTTGGTGTCATGGTCCTGACCATTCCTTTCCTTCTGATATGCATCTCTTACGTGTACATTGTGGCTGCCATCCTGAGGATCAGCTCAACATCTGGGCGgcaacaggccttctccacctgTTCCTCTCACCTGACAGTGGTGTTCATACAGTATGGTTGCTGCAGCCTTGTCTACCTGCGTCCCAAGTCGGATTCTTCAGAGGATGAGGACCGGCAACTTGCTCTCATATACACTTTTGTCACTCCACTGCTGAACCCTCTTATCTATAGCTTGAGGAACAAGGATGTCAAGCAGGCTCTGAAGAAAGCCATTTGGGGAACTGCTGAACCTAAGGCATGTTAGGGCCTGATTCCCACATTCATTTATGGCAGGGTAGAGTTTTTGCAGGTAactgtaactagggatgtgcacgaacctgtctGGGGGcctttttacgggcctccaatCAGGTGTAAACACAGGGTCGGTTCAAAGTTTGAAGGCCCTGGGGGTTGgctctttaagagtggggggagggtgcacttacttcCGAACTGCTCagccacagttctgtgcacatccctaactgtaacTGCCTCCCAGAATGCCTTTATAATATCATATCTGAAATTCCTTGACAAAACCCAGCTTTTCTAGGAAGCCTTTCCCCCAGTCTAGACTAAGTGCATAACCTTTTTCTGGGAAATATTTTACAGATTAGGAAGAACTGGGTATTGTTGTGGACACCCTGagtccaacattaaacccagagttaccaGTCCAGAATTATgtggaatccaggcctgtgtctgattccattttattaagaaatcaattaatgcctgaactcagataaACTGACCAGTacctgacacccaggtctcatgacctgcctttgggacagatggtaattgctttgtgaaggtaggggcaatccaccattgtttctcaatgtttgtgaaatgggtaatCAAGAGACTCAATGGCCAGGCTTTCCTGTCTCACTCATATCtaaatgctatcactgtggaatgcctttacaaaTGCATGACATtaagatttacacacactagcaatttgtATATGTTGGTGCCCATCTCATTCATGTTGGATCAGAACCCATAGTCTAGAGGGCCAGGCTGAGTTCTGTATCTTTGCCACTACCACTGAACTCCTTACAATCGGAGTTCAAATggagtaaaatgattaaaactccTAAAATTTGCCTGGAACTTGCTGTCAGGTAATGTCTCTGGGGGAAGCTAGTAGCTGAGCTcgcatttcctcttacagaaaaTTTACAATAGCTATTGGTCATAGCTTTGCTTTCCAGTGAATTGTCTTGAATTGccaggggataatcctgtctttctctgaggagatatttgctatgtagaattagaagcattgtttataccctattgctgtctttagaattccaccctaggtagatgcacacaaaagaaaatgatttaactgCTCTCTCACACCTATAGCCTTGATTTTTCCTTCCTAACACCATTTAACACTCTCGGGGACCAGGCACCAGAATATCTGGGggcaagagaagatgcccattttcaAGCTCAGATATGcggatttgctttgggaatgtcaatagaacaatactctgcccaaCAACAGTTAACAGGAGATGGGAGccagatcctgtttaccctggactgacctaatatcctgaactgatcAATAATTAGAAGACAGGCTCTAGAAggtaacagcaattgacaccttttgtgatccaggaaggatgatgatattttgaacaGACTCTACGGAGATCAAATAAGGAAACTATAAGAACTGAGCTCACCGGACAGATtgcagcaagctttgcctaaccagcagatctttgctcaagacAGCGATCTCAGCGTTCGCTGttcaagccgcggggctagagcaGGAATTCTTTCCATGGGTAGGGACCGTCTGTAACTTCTGCTACGCAGTGAGAAGTTAatactacccagccatggtgctctctctctctctctctctctctctctctctctctctctctctctgtgtgtgccttgctctgagcaatctaccaccagcctgcctgactgCTTGAAGCCTGCATCGCTTCCAAGCCCCAACAacgaacaagtcctttgaagccttcttcgtgaacctggtgagatgcctattcaacgaaCAACTCAGCCTGCTCCtcattccctcctccctactaatcactgccatccctttcctaagccctcccttcttctctctgtttctctctaaatgttttattaggatttgttagacagctgtaattattgattgcacacacatgtgatagcAAGGCACATTGTACTACACCTTAAACTGgaaacttgtttaatttggttgacctgtttgaattttatcccgATGAGCaacttttatactcaataaagccaatTGAATTGTTTGAAAGTGTTTTGGCCTTCTTTCTGCTTTCGTTCCAAGACTATACATGGtaactgtataaagaactggtcactttgtgacactggtaaacaagcctaatttcatatgctagctctggagcatatctagtgtacaaatcaggcttggctcacaacagtatGAAAACTAGCTTCTCCACTCTCAGCCCTTCCTTTCAGTTTTAGAAATCTTACCATTTTAATCacaattttagattgtgattcccttggagtggggagagagaaagaaagttcCCAGCATCTTGTCACACTCTGCTCATGTTCTGTCACACCTTAGCTCCACTTCTATCACACCTTATCTAAGGCAGGGtaagcaaccttggctttccagttgttgctgaactataatccccataatcctcaaccacaatttattctaactagggataatgggagttgtagttcaacagcagttgGCGAGCCAAGGTTACCTGTCCCTGCCTTAGCCACACCCTCTACCACAAATGGGGCACAAACTAAGCATTATGTTAaaccagtggcatagcaagggtAGAGAGGGCACATGTTCACATGGGCAgacgcttccccccccccagtggcaatGCATCCCACCAGGTGGCAGAGTGGCCCAGTCTCTGCTCACCATCAGGGTCACCAGCCTTGCTGCCTGCCACAACTCCTGAAGCCCTTGCCTCCACTTGCCAGCTGGCTCTCAGGCCACTAAGAAATGTAACATTTCTGTTCATCTAGGGGCGGGGACTTTCCGCTTCTGAGCAGCTCAAGAGCTGACTGGGAATAGAGGGCACACATGTGCCCCTAATGCAGACAcagggcacatgcacaccctTGATTCCCAGCTGGCTCTGGGGACGCTCAGACATAGGCAAGTAAGAGGACCCTCAGACCGCTCATGTTCTTCAGATGTCCCTAAACACTgatagctctgcccctgtgtTAAACCCTTCTTTCAAAGGTGGACTTAACCTGGAAGTGGTCCTTTTAGCTGTAAACATTAGCGATGGAGGCCCCTGATCTGGGCCGATGATGTGTTGAATGACAAATTGCTACTTTGAGGGCAAATGGCCTCTTCAGGGGGAATTTTTAGCATGAGAATGGTACATGGGGAAACTCCCACCTCACTGCACATCACACTCCCAGCCCAGATGGGGGAGAGGAAAATTTATCCTGCCCTACAGTCGTTTCCCCCAGTAGATGCCTTATACTTTCTTCAGAATCAGAGAATAGCTGCCATTCATTCCTATAAGGAAAAGTAAAGCACTGAACTTTGGGGGGCCACTTTACAGCTGGGGTCAAGCCTACCCACCCTGACATTGACAGTACACAAGAAAGGCTAGGTGCAGACGGCAACTTCAGGAACTAGGAAATGATATTGCAGAGAGGTCATTGCCCTCATTCATCTTTCTGTCTTGCCATCATCTCTGGTCAAACCACTTTTGGCaggatacataggaagctggcatatactgagtcagaccatttgtctatctagctcagtcttgtctgcacagaccaGTAGTTAGTGTTTATTTCATGCGTTTCCCTATTACTTTCACTTtacaccactgccaccattttaaaGGTCACTGTATAAAAAGGATCTCAGAAGCTGCATACATATTGGTCTCCTGATAATGCAGTATTGTAGGtgtgcgggggaggggaggggtacaGACAGAGTCACTCTCCATTTCTTTAAAGCTGAATGAAAATAAAGTTTATTCATAACAATTCTGGTTATTTGGATCTCTATTTATAACATAGGGTTACTTGCTTGCTTAGTTGCAGGACTATAGTTACAGTATCTTTATATACACTCCactccaaaaaacaaacaaacaaaaaaaccagccaAAACTACTTTCATGAGTTTTGGCTTTATAACTTTTTCCTTTCCAAGCTCATATAACTGAtccattttacttattttttaCTAAGAGTCCGACTTGGTTCTCTCAACATTCAACCATCTCACTAGGCTGTCTAACAGACCTCTTATCTCTGTGACCCTCTAGATCCAACCAGTGGCacacccaggtcatttgggagcccggacctgaagggttTCAGAGGCCCCCTGTCATGATGGTGCGGGGTGAGGCGAaattcctctctcttttgcacacTCCACGTGGAGGACGCAGAGAGGTGAGAGGCCGTCACTTGGGAGAAGGGAGCGGAGCTGGACGGAGCGTGCGGCCTCCCATCCCAGAGGGTAACGGGGGAACTctgccctccttgctgccccacccccgctgcaacCGCCACCCCTCCCCCGGGGTAAACATCTCCTTAAGGAGGAACTCTcccttcctcaccaccaccccgcctcTCCACAGCTAGTGCTGCCAATGCACAGCAGCGGCTTTGGGAGGTGGTAAAGGTGCGCTGGAGCCGCCTGGTGGGGCAGGTGCAGGGCCAGCAGCAGGGCACAcagagtggctgcaggagccccccacccaacctaggaggccacaggccagagccccaaggtccaggggtaagagcagaggtgctctttcccctggatttgggggctaaagtccagggcctccacagcccctggggctcctaaatcctctttagtctatcctgggtggtgtggtcacctggtggagcatgatgatgcttattttgcagggggtcctgcaaaggtccaggctccaaaattacctaggtgaacctctggataagagcacctctggttccAACTGTCTCTCTAACTGAATTCcaacagttaggaacataggaaactgccatagtcagaccattggtccatctagctcagcattgtcttcacagactggcagcggcttctccaaggttgcaggcaggaatctctctcagccctatcttggagaagccagggagggaacttgaaaccttctgctcttcccagagcggcttcatcccctgaggggaatatcttgcagtgctcacacatcaagtctcccattcatatgcaaccagggcagaccctgcttagctatggggacaagtcatgcttgctgccaca encodes:
- the LOC128325957 gene encoding olfactory receptor 10Q1-like, with product MYLALANQTNRSTASEFIFRAFSIVPEIQHLLFTFFLLLYLSIIFGNVSIIWVACTDHSLHTPMYFFLGNLSGLEICYTTVVVPQMLASALDAHRTIPFANCGIQMFFFVALGSTDCFLLAVMAYDRYVAICHPLRYPLIMTWKVCTWLVIGSLILALVLSLELTVLIFTLPFCGHQPQINHFLCDVPPVLRLACADTHLHQTVLFSVGVMVLTIPFLLICISYVYIVAAILRISSTSGRQQAFSTCSSHLTVVFIQYGCCSLVYLRPKSDSSEDEDRQLALIYTFVTPLLNPLIYSLRNKDVKQALKKAIWGTAEPKAC